A single window of Archangium gephyra DNA harbors:
- a CDS encoding ABC transporter substrate-binding protein, whose product MNAPRPQSWMLAALLLLLCACTPTPEPRLRLGTTPWPGNEPLFLGQQLGLLPAGRVHLVEYMSSAQLMRAFRNGAIDAVTTTLEDVLSLEQLGHEPKVVLVLDISVGADCVMARPDMESLAALKGRRIRTEESLLGMYMLTRVLEQAGLRREDVRLDISPMEPQVAAWQRGELDAVVTSEPYCQRLASVGARKLFDSSRLPGEIVDVVVVRKEFLEAWPRHVDTLLHGWFATLAWKQQHPQEATQRMAGRLGLDPQHFQEALSGVRFMDEQAQHSLLTGAQPGLRETLERMGEVLRHHQLLPGLPGRTESSRMIDAAPLLRVSP is encoded by the coding sequence ATGAACGCGCCCAGACCCCAGAGCTGGATGCTCGCGGCACTGCTCCTGCTGCTGTGCGCCTGCACGCCAACCCCCGAGCCCCGGCTCCGGTTGGGCACGACTCCCTGGCCCGGCAACGAGCCCCTCTTCCTCGGCCAGCAACTGGGCCTGCTCCCCGCCGGACGCGTCCACCTGGTCGAGTACATGTCCTCCGCCCAGCTCATGCGGGCGTTCCGCAATGGCGCCATCGACGCGGTGACCACCACCCTCGAGGATGTGCTGTCCCTCGAGCAGCTCGGCCATGAGCCGAAGGTGGTGCTGGTGCTCGACATCTCCGTCGGAGCGGACTGTGTGATGGCCCGGCCCGACATGGAGTCCCTCGCCGCGCTCAAGGGCCGGCGGATCAGAACCGAGGAGTCGCTGCTCGGGATGTACATGCTCACCCGGGTGCTCGAGCAGGCCGGGCTGCGGCGCGAGGACGTGCGGCTGGACATCAGCCCCATGGAGCCCCAGGTGGCCGCCTGGCAGCGCGGCGAGCTGGATGCGGTGGTGACCTCCGAGCCGTACTGCCAGCGGCTCGCCAGCGTGGGCGCCCGCAAGCTCTTCGACAGCTCCCGCCTCCCCGGGGAGATCGTCGACGTCGTGGTGGTCCGCAAGGAATTCCTCGAGGCCTGGCCGCGGCACGTGGACACGCTGCTGCACGGCTGGTTCGCCACCCTCGCCTGGAAGCAGCAGCATCCCCAGGAGGCGACGCAACGGATGGCGGGGCGGCTCGGCCTGGATCCTCAGCACTTCCAGGAGGCCCTGTCCGGCGTGCGCTTCATGGACGAGCAGGCCCAGCATTCCCTGCTCACCGGCGCCCAGCCCGGCCTGCGAGAGACCCTCGAGCGAATGGGAGAGGTGCTGCGGCACCACCAGCTCCTCCCCGGGCTCCCGGGGCGTACGGAGTCCTCGCGGATGATCGATGCGGCGCCGCTGCTGCGGGTGTCGCCATGA
- a CDS encoding DUF3396 domain-containing protein — protein sequence MSERYPRIRTQARNGLPIREGLSLSFYMKRPHVDMVQEVMQCLDTYLRVVGAQTLQRYLDPEGEWQDLDEAGWKLTRRKLLDRPRMGVELLGWTGDQRYGFIYRGKNPDDPIRPGNTGEVCALSIWLPTEYLEEHGPGRVRELALELASALPFCSGHAGLSFHSEIHVAGVRDKLHEYCFRYPGLDIPELEHLALKLGTRVRGPAWLTFLGQQVLGALGGVTALRARLSSPGTTVQELNGERAVVTLGPWPEAGDTEQGQLLPAYRELARVLEPWLYREEPGRPGLEVPETTRRWERRFLD from the coding sequence ATGAGCGAGCGTTACCCGAGAATTCGCACCCAGGCACGGAATGGACTTCCCATCCGCGAAGGGCTGAGCCTGAGCTTCTACATGAAGCGCCCTCACGTGGACATGGTGCAGGAGGTGATGCAGTGCCTCGACACATACCTCCGCGTGGTGGGAGCCCAGACGCTCCAACGGTATCTGGACCCCGAAGGTGAGTGGCAGGACCTCGACGAAGCAGGTTGGAAACTCACACGGCGCAAGCTGCTCGATAGACCTCGGATGGGTGTCGAGCTCCTGGGATGGACGGGTGACCAACGGTATGGGTTCATCTATCGGGGAAAGAACCCTGATGATCCCATCCGGCCAGGAAACACAGGGGAAGTCTGCGCCTTGAGCATCTGGCTGCCCACCGAGTACCTGGAGGAACATGGACCTGGCAGGGTTCGTGAGCTTGCCTTGGAACTGGCGAGTGCCTTGCCCTTCTGTTCCGGCCATGCCGGTCTCTCCTTCCACAGTGAGATCCACGTGGCGGGCGTGAGAGACAAGCTCCACGAGTACTGCTTCCGCTACCCGGGCCTGGACATCCCGGAGTTGGAGCACCTCGCATTGAAGCTCGGCACCCGCGTGCGAGGTCCCGCCTGGCTCACCTTCCTGGGCCAGCAGGTCCTGGGTGCGTTGGGAGGTGTAACTGCGCTGCGGGCCCGCCTGTCTTCTCCCGGCACCACGGTGCAGGAGTTGAACGGAGAGCGTGCCGTCGTCACCCTGGGCCCCTGGCCCGAGGCCGGAGACACCGAGCAGGGCCAGCTCTTGCCCGCGTACCGGGAACTCGCACGCGTCCTGGAGCCCTGGCTCTATCGCGAGGAACCGGGCCGTCCGGGGCTCGAGGTCCCCGAGACGACGCGCCGCTGGGAGCGCCGGTTCCTCGATTGA
- a CDS encoding fused MFS/spermidine synthase: MTAPTTLSRSRFRFLCALLFCTGMTSLVFQIIWLRGFGIILGSTIYSMSSVITVFMLGLALGSFLMSQLLKRGRWLAAHPLAAYGSVELLVGLSALLVTWTLFTHQGFYLSLSGSPTAPLLKLLATQFTVCAALIAVPTTLMGMTLPLVSQLVTDRRQVSALYGINTIGGATGSIVASFVLIYYLGCVRAGAVAAALNGLIFCAAVLTSRYFPPVPAGAEETDDGAPAATLAAENRLLGRPLLLTLAVFSGFIALSCEITWTRFLSLAFGNRVYVTSIALALILLFMGQAARMSSALLRGPNPLWRILLYSCAFTLISFSAAFLLERPALQASHPGIVVLFILVMVVFPATALGLLFPLTLAARPAGVDNPASWVGLVYGFNTLASLVGSLASGYVLINLIGSNGLIAFNSALLVLSLLGLVYAFRQHFKPSDHALAAVAGLGFLAVILPRSTEVPPVVDATSAVVSSEDAHGIFSVVRMDAGRLRVLNNRTDLVYLYGDPTTQYVQESQAYLPILYAPQLERVLNIGSGYGITAGAFSRVAEVRAIEAVEIVPALVEHANLFSPGNHRYFDNPRIQVHVTDGRHFLATTPERYDIISINVSDPYLPGSSSLFSREFYEMARSRLKPGGVLAQHIFGPDIASLYHGIHEVFPHVKAIPAYGNGLTLIASAEPLRPHQREVFLRQYDEGRALFGPIGLDNGLAGFEELIALGDEKLQELASRAPEFRNSDDMPTLEFRRLPGKVGLFYSNN; this comes from the coding sequence ATGACCGCCCCGACGACGCTCAGCCGCTCCCGATTCCGCTTCCTCTGCGCGCTCCTGTTCTGCACGGGCATGACGTCGCTCGTGTTCCAGATCATCTGGCTGCGCGGGTTCGGCATCATCCTCGGCAGCACCATCTATTCCATGTCGAGCGTCATCACCGTGTTCATGCTCGGTCTGGCGCTCGGCAGCTTCCTGATGTCCCAGTTGCTCAAGCGCGGCCGGTGGCTGGCGGCCCATCCGTTGGCGGCCTACGGGAGCGTGGAGTTGCTGGTGGGCCTCAGCGCCCTGCTCGTCACCTGGACGCTCTTCACGCACCAGGGCTTCTACCTGTCGCTCTCCGGCTCGCCCACGGCGCCATTGCTGAAGCTGCTGGCCACGCAGTTCACGGTCTGTGCCGCGCTCATCGCGGTGCCCACGACGCTCATGGGCATGACGCTGCCGCTGGTGAGCCAGCTCGTCACGGATCGCCGGCAGGTGTCCGCGCTCTACGGCATCAACACCATCGGCGGCGCCACGGGAAGCATCGTCGCCAGCTTCGTCCTCATCTACTACCTGGGCTGTGTCCGGGCCGGTGCGGTGGCCGCGGCGCTCAATGGCCTCATCTTCTGCGCCGCCGTGCTGACCAGCCGCTACTTCCCGCCCGTCCCCGCGGGGGCTGAAGAGACGGACGACGGAGCCCCGGCGGCCACGCTCGCCGCCGAAAACAGGCTGCTCGGGCGTCCGTTGCTGCTGACGCTGGCGGTCTTCTCGGGCTTCATCGCGCTGTCGTGTGAGATCACCTGGACGCGCTTCCTGTCGCTGGCGTTCGGCAACCGCGTCTACGTGACGAGCATCGCGCTGGCGCTCATCCTGCTCTTCATGGGACAGGCGGCGCGCATGAGCAGCGCCCTGCTGCGCGGCCCCAATCCACTGTGGCGCATCCTGCTCTACTCGTGCGCCTTCACGCTCATCTCCTTCTCGGCCGCGTTCCTGCTGGAGCGTCCGGCCCTGCAGGCGAGCCACCCGGGCATCGTCGTCCTCTTCATCCTCGTCATGGTGGTGTTCCCGGCCACGGCGCTCGGGCTGCTCTTCCCGCTGACGCTCGCCGCCCGGCCGGCCGGAGTGGACAACCCGGCGAGCTGGGTGGGCCTCGTGTATGGCTTCAACACCCTGGCCAGCCTCGTGGGCTCACTGGCCAGCGGCTACGTGCTCATCAACCTCATCGGCTCCAACGGGCTCATCGCCTTCAACTCGGCGCTGCTGGTGCTGTCGCTGCTGGGGCTGGTGTATGCCTTCCGCCAGCACTTCAAGCCGTCGGACCATGCGCTGGCGGCGGTGGCGGGCTTGGGCTTCCTCGCCGTCATCCTCCCGCGCAGCACCGAGGTGCCACCGGTGGTGGACGCGACGAGCGCGGTGGTGAGCAGCGAGGACGCGCACGGCATCTTCAGCGTGGTGCGCATGGACGCGGGCCGGCTGCGGGTGCTCAACAACCGCACGGACCTGGTCTACCTGTACGGCGATCCCACCACCCAGTACGTGCAGGAGTCCCAGGCGTACCTGCCCATCCTGTACGCGCCGCAGCTGGAGCGGGTGCTCAACATTGGCTCGGGCTACGGGATTACGGCGGGGGCGTTCTCGCGTGTCGCCGAGGTGCGCGCCATCGAGGCGGTGGAGATCGTCCCGGCGCTCGTCGAGCACGCCAACCTGTTCAGCCCGGGCAACCACCGCTACTTCGACAACCCGCGCATCCAGGTGCACGTCACCGACGGGCGGCACTTCCTGGCCACCACGCCGGAGCGCTACGACATCATCTCCATCAACGTCTCGGATCCGTACCTGCCGGGCTCCTCCAGCCTGTTCAGCCGCGAGTTCTACGAGATGGCGCGCTCGCGCCTGAAGCCGGGAGGCGTGCTGGCGCAGCACATCTTCGGGCCGGACATCGCGTCGCTGTACCACGGCATCCACGAGGTGTTTCCCCACGTGAAGGCCATTCCGGCGTACGGCAACGGGCTCACGCTGATCGCCTCGGCGGAGCCGCTGCGGCCGCACCAGCGCGAGGTGTTCCTGCGGCAGTACGACGAGGGCCGGGCGCTGTTCGGGCCGATTGGCCTGGACAACGGGCTCGCCGGTTTCGAGGAGCTGATCGCCCTGGGTGACGAGAAGCTCCAGGAGCTGGCCTCGCGCGCCCCGGAGTTCCGCAACAGCGACGACATGCCGACGCTGGAGTTCCGGCGGCTGCCCGGCAAGGTGGGGCTCTTCTACTCCAACAACTGA
- a CDS encoding MFS transporter: MRQTTATVLRPPDPPDLPTSDDASAPVPGLRPWVLRLFFLSGLSGILFQVLWTRIFTYLLGGTTQSVSAVITAFMLGLGVGSYLFGRLVDGPARRPLLLYGVLELGVALSGLAAFYAFQHTGALYEALYTRAPQATVKWLVFLIAFVFISIPATLIGGTLPAIVRHAVTRAEGVKSALGRLYAINSLGSSAGAILMLGLVWAIGYEASYHVALLLNSVTGIAALVMARREARGESTDARYPHPVPLPEGEGRSGTEGMGGPPAQGASARVLLPAFALSGFCALAYEVIWFRTLDFLLLGKLATFACVLSVYLLGISLGSLVLSRWSPPRLGELQLFVLFELLLGLLGLITLPVLSLVSGLGQRPLTIATAFLLLFGMTLLLGGLFPLAGKLYAGPLRLLGRTVGNLYSANTLGSVLGSCLTGFVLIPWVGTSHALLLTAGLNLVIAASVAGLALRPLPRRHLAVGVGLAAVGLVGWFSGDWLTRFYERAGLRPGFHIIAQSEGSLQPVLVAEDAHGERVLMGGPFQSGETVPARRQTQRLQAHLPMLVHSAPRRVLEIGYGVGELARTLQLYEPELLHIAELDEHMIPMAEQYFEALNEKASRRANVRVDVMDGRHFLKMSPDTYDVIMSDSMILASEGSLRLYTQEHFREARRHLNPGGVVLAWLPLNAGTTKALVILKTFQEIFPQSLLWLPLGLNTQEAFLIGFRDEARIDWEAWREKFERVARADLEGFGWGDPAVFFASFRAGPERLAEIASRVPLINRDMNPVLDFLPQDPSREIAATVERLVAYEPGFIFEHLRAPPGGQESLESLRASVQRVHEADQHFLKGVAALDAFGARPPAEVLENAESLTAGFREALEVYPAHPAAAVWTGQVLGLAARVEPPLEPERTRALLEEALRHNPTDLAATEALARLALQRGAQDEANKYLARLRALSPYSRLALEIP, encoded by the coding sequence ATGAGACAGACCACGGCCACGGTGCTCCGTCCGCCCGATCCTCCCGACCTCCCGACGAGCGATGACGCCTCCGCCCCCGTGCCCGGTCTCCGGCCCTGGGTGCTGCGTCTCTTCTTCCTCTCGGGGCTGTCGGGGATCCTCTTCCAGGTCCTCTGGACCCGCATCTTCACGTACCTGCTGGGCGGCACCACCCAGAGCGTGAGCGCCGTCATCACGGCCTTCATGCTCGGGCTCGGGGTGGGCTCGTACCTCTTCGGCAGGCTCGTGGACGGCCCCGCCCGCCGGCCCCTGCTCCTCTATGGGGTGCTGGAGCTCGGTGTCGCCCTGAGCGGGCTCGCCGCCTTCTACGCGTTCCAGCACACCGGAGCGCTCTACGAGGCCCTGTACACCCGGGCGCCCCAGGCCACCGTGAAGTGGCTCGTCTTCCTCATCGCCTTCGTCTTCATCTCCATCCCCGCCACCCTCATCGGCGGCACGCTGCCCGCCATCGTCCGGCACGCGGTGACTCGCGCCGAGGGCGTGAAGTCCGCGCTCGGGCGGCTGTATGCCATCAACTCCCTGGGCTCCTCCGCCGGCGCCATCCTCATGCTGGGGCTGGTGTGGGCCATTGGCTACGAGGCCAGCTACCACGTGGCCCTCCTGCTCAACTCCGTCACGGGCATTGCCGCATTGGTGATGGCACGGCGGGAGGCACGGGGGGAGAGCACGGACGCGCGCTACCCTCACCCCGTCCCTCTCCCGGAGGGCGAGGGGAGGTCTGGCACGGAGGGAATGGGTGGGCCCCCTGCGCAGGGGGCTTCCGCCCGGGTGCTCCTGCCGGCCTTCGCGCTCTCGGGTTTCTGCGCGCTCGCCTATGAGGTCATCTGGTTCCGCACGCTCGACTTCCTGCTGCTGGGCAAGCTGGCCACCTTCGCCTGCGTCCTCTCCGTGTACCTGCTGGGCATCAGCCTCGGCAGCCTCGTGCTCAGCCGCTGGAGTCCCCCCCGCCTGGGTGAGCTCCAGCTCTTCGTCCTCTTCGAGCTCCTCCTGGGACTGCTCGGGCTCATCACCCTGCCCGTGCTGTCGCTGGTCAGCGGCCTCGGCCAGCGGCCCCTCACCATCGCCACCGCCTTCCTGCTGCTCTTCGGGATGACGCTCCTGCTGGGAGGCCTCTTCCCCCTCGCCGGCAAGCTGTACGCGGGGCCCCTGCGGCTGCTGGGGCGGACCGTTGGCAACCTCTACTCGGCCAATACCCTCGGCTCGGTGCTGGGCTCGTGCCTCACGGGCTTCGTCCTCATTCCCTGGGTGGGCACGTCGCACGCGCTCCTGCTCACCGCGGGGCTCAACCTGGTGATCGCCGCGAGTGTGGCGGGGCTCGCGCTCCGGCCGCTGCCCCGGCGCCACCTGGCGGTGGGCGTGGGGCTCGCGGCCGTGGGCCTGGTGGGATGGTTCAGCGGGGACTGGCTCACGCGATTCTACGAGCGCGCGGGGCTCCGGCCCGGCTTCCACATCATCGCCCAGAGCGAGGGCAGCCTGCAGCCGGTGCTGGTGGCCGAGGACGCGCACGGGGAGCGGGTGCTCATGGGAGGCCCCTTCCAGTCCGGCGAGACGGTGCCCGCGCGCCGCCAGACGCAGCGGTTGCAGGCCCACCTGCCCATGCTCGTGCACTCCGCGCCGCGCCGCGTGTTGGAGATCGGCTACGGCGTGGGCGAGCTCGCCCGGACGCTCCAGCTCTACGAGCCCGAGCTGCTGCACATCGCCGAGCTCGACGAGCACATGATTCCGATGGCCGAGCAGTACTTCGAGGCCCTCAACGAGAAGGCCAGCCGCCGCGCCAACGTGCGCGTGGACGTGATGGACGGCCGGCACTTCTTGAAGATGAGCCCCGACACGTACGACGTCATCATGTCGGACTCGATGATCCTCGCGAGCGAGGGCAGCCTGCGGCTCTACACGCAGGAGCACTTCCGCGAGGCGCGCCGGCACCTGAATCCCGGAGGCGTGGTGCTCGCGTGGCTGCCGCTCAACGCGGGCACCACCAAGGCGCTGGTCATCCTGAAGACGTTCCAGGAGATCTTTCCGCAGAGCCTGCTGTGGCTGCCGCTGGGCCTCAACACGCAGGAGGCCTTCCTCATCGGCTTCCGCGACGAGGCCCGCATCGACTGGGAAGCGTGGCGGGAGAAGTTCGAGCGGGTGGCGCGAGCGGACCTGGAGGGCTTCGGTTGGGGAGACCCGGCCGTCTTCTTCGCGAGCTTCCGGGCGGGACCCGAGCGGCTGGCGGAGATCGCCTCGCGCGTGCCGCTCATCAACCGGGACATGAACCCGGTGCTGGACTTCCTGCCGCAGGATCCGTCCAGGGAGATCGCCGCCACCGTCGAGCGGCTCGTCGCCTACGAGCCGGGCTTCATCTTCGAGCACCTGCGCGCGCCTCCGGGAGGGCAGGAGTCGCTGGAGTCGCTGCGTGCCAGCGTCCAGCGGGTGCACGAGGCGGATCAGCACTTCCTGAAGGGAGTGGCGGCCCTCGACGCGTTCGGCGCACGGCCTCCCGCGGAGGTGCTGGAGAACGCCGAGTCCCTCACGGCGGGCTTCCGCGAGGCGCTGGAGGTGTACCCGGCGCACCCGGCCGCCGCGGTGTGGACGGGGCAGGTGCTGGGACTGGCCGCTCGCGTGGAGCCTCCGCTGGAGCCCGAACGGACCCGGGCGCTGCTCGAGGAGGCCCTCCGCCACAACCCCACGGACCTCGCCGCCACCGAAGCGCTCGCGCGCCTGGCGCTCCAACGCGGAGCCCAGGACGAAGCCAACAAATACCTCGCGCGGCTCCGCGCGCTCTCCCCCTACTCCCGGCTCGCCCTCGAGATTCCATGA
- a CDS encoding SDR family NAD(P)-dependent oxidoreductase translates to MTKDFLKDQVCLVTGGAQGIGWATARGLVAAGGTVYVCDISEEHLKTASAKAAELPWPERFHFARCDVSDRQQVEAWCAGILEKEGRIDVLVNNAAFVRWETVLDMSVEDVERTMAVGFNAIVYSTRKVLPSMLEKGRGYIVNVGSSAGRVFAGNSSAAYAAVKAAVDGYTQILQSELLGTPVHAMLVRPGTVAGTEFFGKHVPSSRMPRLADFVKPLSPDEVAEAILEGIERRRPIVDVPRSLGVFYALFEHAPGVMRWLMRVGGSARSDFSILPSRST, encoded by the coding sequence ATGACGAAGGACTTCCTGAAGGACCAGGTGTGCCTGGTGACGGGTGGGGCTCAGGGAATCGGCTGGGCGACGGCGCGGGGGCTCGTGGCTGCCGGTGGCACGGTGTACGTGTGCGACATCTCCGAGGAGCACCTGAAGACGGCCTCGGCGAAGGCGGCGGAGCTGCCCTGGCCCGAGCGCTTCCACTTCGCCCGCTGTGACGTGTCGGATCGCCAGCAGGTGGAGGCGTGGTGCGCGGGCATCCTGGAGAAGGAGGGCCGGATCGACGTCCTCGTGAACAACGCCGCCTTCGTGCGGTGGGAGACCGTGCTCGACATGTCCGTGGAGGACGTGGAGCGGACGATGGCGGTGGGCTTCAACGCCATCGTCTACAGCACGCGCAAGGTGCTGCCCTCCATGCTGGAGAAGGGGCGGGGTTACATCGTCAACGTGGGCTCTTCCGCGGGGCGCGTCTTCGCGGGCAACTCGTCCGCGGCCTATGCGGCGGTGAAGGCGGCGGTGGACGGGTACACGCAGATCCTCCAGAGCGAGCTGCTGGGCACGCCCGTGCACGCGATGCTCGTGCGCCCGGGGACGGTGGCCGGGACGGAGTTCTTCGGCAAGCACGTGCCCTCCTCGCGGATGCCGCGGCTGGCGGACTTCGTGAAGCCCCTGAGCCCCGATGAGGTGGCGGAGGCCATCCTGGAGGGAATCGAGCGGCGCAGGCCCATCGTGGATGTGCCCCGCTCGCTGGGCGTCTTCTATGCGCTCTTCGAGCACGCGCCGGGCGTCATGCGCTGGTTGATGCGCGTGGGTGGCAGTGCCCGGAGCGATTTCAGCATCCTGCCGAGCCGCTCCACCTGA
- a CDS encoding aldo/keto reductase — protein sequence MGLLDPAAVRLLDENAEVRRDAVEAVDTSAAPGRFALRQALLTDEDAEVRVSAARRLGEVRDGRFVPALLETLGDPMPSVRDRAWRALARLGTEALLPRVPRALREEPVWWVRRAAIRAAASVAGSGALALLLEALEDPFWRVRNAAVQALAWLGEADALVRQRVRAAADGSPKGAVRAAAAYLEGVWGGAAPGEPLLPVPGQSQVPAGPLDNEDPAVVTARLERMPASDVPVSELVKWLGDPHEPLRALALRRLRERRDPEALRLALRWLDEPRVPHAADEVRTLLERMDVDEVALASRILDEPPRPGAVGLAAWVAARRAHPGLLERVRPLARHPEPSVRRAALSGLVHDPESRAVVLASLEDSDETVREGVLAAWERRPVAPEALEAHARALVAFAPGARSARERRAVAEAAAFLEDELPLARALEDEEPSIRAVALAALARLGLLSEAELRAASLHEDPWIRAAVLDTESAKAACASDPDLSVRRVAMRLLVSRRQELSAAESRAVALLGAGSPDPWIRARAAGLLQAEGEREELGALLRLSLDTSPMVRAAAASALEACDTLDERLAELLHGPGAERAEDLRVSAYTWLLRRADDAAFTRLCAALRDASEPERVASHLEALTLVFPDEAFAEAPDLERRRPTRAQRTKAGPVRLAPESPVHSSRRLLGRTGLSVSPLVLSGAHGLPVSALAEAHEAGVNAFFWEPRYTELTRFLRSGRTRRDGLVVVAGTYHSGAEAIRRDVKAALRLLRTDQLDVFLLFWVRSRERLDAENFEALESLRAEGRIRAFGFSTHHRELALEALGQHPWPVVMTRHSAAHPGAEAALLPEAVARGTGVLTFTATCYGRLLRLAPGEPPDTLLPSAVDCYRYALSQPGVGACLSAPRNHRELKQNLEVLARPWMMPDVLAAMRAHGERVRAVNQRFNALVRQAPGGTRDTLLALLDEEASGV from the coding sequence ATGGGCCTCCTGGATCCCGCCGCCGTGCGGCTGCTCGACGAGAACGCCGAGGTGCGCCGCGACGCGGTGGAGGCCGTGGACACCTCGGCCGCGCCGGGCCGCTTCGCCCTGCGTCAGGCGCTGCTGACGGACGAGGACGCCGAGGTCCGCGTCTCCGCCGCGCGCCGGTTGGGGGAGGTCCGGGATGGGCGCTTCGTCCCGGCGCTGCTCGAGACCCTGGGAGATCCAATGCCCAGTGTGCGCGACCGGGCCTGGCGCGCCCTGGCCCGGCTGGGCACGGAGGCGCTGCTGCCACGGGTGCCGCGTGCCCTTCGCGAGGAGCCGGTCTGGTGGGTGCGCCGCGCGGCGATCCGGGCCGCGGCCTCGGTGGCGGGCTCGGGCGCCCTGGCGCTCCTGCTGGAGGCGCTGGAGGATCCCTTCTGGCGGGTGCGCAACGCGGCGGTGCAGGCACTGGCCTGGCTGGGCGAGGCGGACGCGCTCGTGCGGCAGCGGGTGCGCGCCGCGGCGGACGGCTCCCCGAAGGGCGCGGTGAGGGCCGCCGCCGCGTACCTCGAGGGCGTGTGGGGGGGAGCGGCTCCGGGTGAGCCCCTCCTGCCCGTGCCCGGGCAGTCCCAGGTTCCGGCGGGGCCTCTCGACAACGAGGATCCGGCGGTGGTGACGGCGCGGCTCGAGCGGATGCCCGCCTCGGACGTGCCCGTGTCCGAGCTGGTGAAGTGGCTCGGAGATCCCCATGAGCCGCTGCGGGCCCTGGCGCTGCGGCGTCTGCGCGAGCGGCGGGACCCGGAGGCCCTCCGGCTCGCGCTGCGCTGGTTGGACGAGCCGCGCGTTCCGCATGCCGCGGACGAGGTGCGCACGCTGCTCGAGCGGATGGACGTGGACGAGGTGGCGCTCGCTTCCCGGATTCTCGACGAGCCGCCGAGGCCGGGCGCGGTGGGGCTGGCGGCATGGGTGGCCGCGCGCAGGGCGCATCCCGGTCTGCTGGAGCGGGTCCGTCCACTGGCCCGGCACCCCGAGCCCTCGGTGCGGCGCGCGGCGCTCTCGGGGCTCGTGCATGACCCGGAGAGCCGGGCCGTGGTCCTGGCCTCGCTCGAGGATTCGGATGAGACGGTGCGCGAGGGAGTGCTCGCCGCGTGGGAGCGGCGGCCGGTGGCCCCGGAGGCACTCGAGGCCCATGCCCGTGCGCTGGTGGCCTTCGCGCCGGGTGCCCGCTCCGCTCGTGAGCGCCGGGCGGTGGCGGAGGCGGCGGCCTTCCTGGAGGACGAGCTCCCGCTGGCCCGGGCCTTGGAGGATGAGGAGCCGTCCATCCGCGCGGTGGCGTTGGCGGCGCTCGCGCGGCTCGGACTGCTCTCCGAAGCGGAGCTGCGCGCGGCCTCCCTGCACGAGGATCCGTGGATCCGCGCCGCCGTGTTGGACACGGAGTCGGCGAAGGCCGCGTGTGCGAGCGACCCGGACCTGTCCGTGCGGCGCGTGGCGATGCGGCTCCTCGTGTCCCGCCGGCAGGAGCTGTCCGCCGCGGAGTCGCGCGCCGTGGCGCTCCTGGGCGCGGGGTCGCCGGACCCGTGGATTCGCGCCCGTGCGGCCGGGCTGCTCCAGGCGGAGGGCGAGCGGGAGGAGCTGGGCGCGCTGCTGCGCTTGTCGCTGGACACCTCGCCCATGGTGAGGGCCGCGGCGGCCTCGGCGCTGGAGGCCTGTGACACGCTCGACGAGCGGCTGGCGGAGCTGCTGCACGGTCCTGGGGCGGAGCGGGCCGAGGACCTCCGTGTCTCCGCCTACACGTGGTTGCTCCGCCGGGCGGATGACGCCGCCTTCACGCGCCTGTGCGCCGCGTTGCGTGACGCCTCCGAGCCGGAGCGGGTGGCCTCGCACCTGGAGGCGCTGACGCTCGTCTTCCCCGACGAGGCCTTCGCGGAAGCTCCGGACCTCGAGCGGCGGCGGCCCACGCGTGCACAGCGGACGAAGGCGGGCCCGGTGCGCCTGGCACCCGAGTCCCCGGTGCACTCCTCGCGGCGGCTCCTGGGACGGACGGGGCTGAGCGTCTCGCCGCTCGTGCTGTCGGGGGCTCACGGCCTGCCGGTCAGCGCGCTGGCCGAGGCCCATGAGGCCGGTGTGAACGCGTTCTTCTGGGAGCCGCGCTACACGGAGCTCACGCGCTTCCTGCGCTCGGGCCGGACCCGGAGGGACGGGCTGGTGGTGGTGGCGGGGACGTACCACTCGGGCGCCGAGGCCATCCGCCGGGACGTGAAGGCCGCGCTGCGTCTGCTGCGCACGGACCAGTTGGACGTCTTCCTGTTGTTCTGGGTGCGCTCGCGCGAGCGCCTGGACGCGGAGAACTTCGAGGCGCTCGAGTCCCTGCGTGCGGAGGGCCGTATCCGCGCCTTCGGCTTCTCCACGCACCACCGGGAGCTCGCGCTGGAGGCCCTGGGCCAGCACCCCTGGCCGGTGGTGATGACACGCCACAGCGCCGCGCACCCGGGCGCGGAGGCGGCGCTCCTTCCCGAGGCCGTTGCACGAGGCACGGGCGTGCTGACCTTCACCGCCACCTGCTATGGGCGTCTCTTGCGGCTCGCGCCGGGCGAGCCCCCGGACACGCTCCTTCCCAGCGCCGTGGACTGTTACCGCTATGCACTGTCTCAGCCCGGAGTGGGGGCGTGCCTCAGCGCGCCGCGCAACCACCGGGAGCTGAAGCAGAACCTGGAGGTGCTCGCGCGCCCCTGGATGATGCCGGACGTGCTGGCGGCGATGCGGGCCCACGGCGAGCGTGTGCGTGCGGTCAATCAGCGCTTCAACGCCCTCGTGCGTCAGGCCCCGGGCGGCACGCGCGACACCCTGCTGGCGCTGCTCGACGAGGAAGCCTCCGGCGTCTGA